Proteins encoded within one genomic window of Xiphophorus maculatus strain JP 163 A chromosome 11, X_maculatus-5.0-male, whole genome shotgun sequence:
- the LOC102222367 gene encoding T-box transcription factor TBX2b-like, whose amino-acid sequence MAYHPFQVDGADAFSLPAFTPRAQSSLIPSIAADARLRAAMELRSRPVHPRTTKRQERPEQWLDDDPKVTLESKDLWSAFHKMGTEMVITKSGRRMFPPFKVCVDGLNESAKYILLMDIVAVDNCRYKFHNSHWAVVGKADPEMPKRMYIHPDSPSKGEQWMSKPVAFHKLKLTNNMSDRHGFTILNSMHKYQPRFHIVRANDIMKLPYSTFRTYVFPETEFIAVTAYQNEKITQLKIDNNPFAKGFRNTGNGRREKRGKQLSKSDQDGDDSDDSSGQPSASEPFYSPLELVSSPLMSTPTCQGSHSVICRWNAIISIPLCGTSRSECFSSPNQLCHPVTFWNPSSPKPSAVVEIKSISDPTIFQFLPKFPNDHLAWKVTFAA is encoded by the exons ATGGCTTACCACCCTTTCCAAGTTGACGGAGCGGACGCCTTTTCTCTGCCAGCGTTCACCCCCCGCGCACAGTCCTCACTTATCCCCTCCATAGCCGCGGACGCACGGCTGCGCGCAGCTATGGAGCTCCGGAGTCGGCCAGTACACCCGCGGACCACGAAGCGCCAGGAACGGCCCGAACAATGGCTGGACGACGATCCGAAAGTCACGCTGGAATCTAAGgatttgtggagtgcatttCACAAGATGGGGACTGAGATGGTTATCACGAAGTCTGGGAG GAGGATGTTTCCACCCTTCAAGGTGTGTGTGGATGGGCTGAACGAAAGCGCAAAATACATCCTGCTGATGGATATTGTTGCTGTTGACAACTGCCGCTACAAGTTTCACAACTCCCACTGGGCAGTTGTTGGAAAGGCCGACCCGGAGATGCCAAAGCGGATGTACATCCACCCAGACAGTCCGTCCAAAGGGGAGCAGTGGATGAGCAAGCCTGTTGCTTTTCATAAGCTCAAACTCACCAACAACATGTCGGATAGGCATGGATTT ACAATCCTAAATTCCATGCATAAGTATCAACCGAGGTTTCATATTGTAAGAGCCAATGACATTATGAAGCTCCCATACAGCACCTTCAGAACTTATGTTTTCCCAGAGACTGAGTTTATTGCTGTCACTGCCTATCAGAATGAAAAG ATAACTCAACTGAAAATTGACAACAATCCCTTTGCCAAAGGGTTCAGAAATACTGGAAATGGAAGACGGGAGAAAAG GGGCAAACAGCTTAGTAAATCAGACCAGGACGGTGATGATTCTGATGACTCATCTGGACAACCCAGTGCTAGCGAGCCGTTTTATTCTCCTCTGGAACTGGTCAGCAGCCCTCTGATGTCCACGCCAACCTGCCAAG gGAGTCACTCTGTCATCTGTCGATGGAATGCCATCATATCCATACCATTGTGTGGTACCAGTAGGAGCGAGTGTTTCAGCTCTCCCAACCAGCTCTGCCACCCCGTCACTTTCTGGAATCCATCATCACCGAAACCGTCAGCCGTGGTTGAGATTAAGTCCATATCAGATCCCACCATCTTTCAGTTCTTGCCAAAATTTCCTAACGACCACCTTGCCTGGAAGGTCACCTTCGCAGCCTGA